GTGGAGCTGCGCATTGATGCGCCGGCCAGCCTGGTGCGCTATGTCGTCGAGCACTACAGCGTGATGTCGCTCAGCGCATTGCGCATTGGCGCAGGGATCTGTCTGGTGCCGCAGCGTGCCTGCTTCATGCATCCGCGACCGGCTTATCACGGGCAATACGCCCAATGGTTCGGCGACAACGTGCAGTTCGACTGTGAGCACAACCGTCTGTATTTCACCCGTTCCAGCCTTCAGGTTCAGTTGCAGACGCATCACGCCGGGATGCAGGAAGTGCTGCGCCAGGAACTGGATCGCCGCCTGTCACAGCAGCATCAACTCAGCGGCTGGGCGGGCAGGGTGGCACAGGGGATTCGCCAGAACCTCATATCGGGCCAAGTCCCCAGCATCGAAACCCAAGCCCAGGAGCTGCATCAGAGCGCCCGCACCCTGCGTCGACGCCTGGAAGAGGAAGGCATGACCTTCCGATATCTGCTCGATCGGGTCCGCGCTGAACTGGAGCAGTATCTGGAACTGCAAGGCAACAGCCGCACTCAAATCGCCACACAGCTCGGTTACAGCGATTTGGCGGCTTATGTCCATGCGCGCAAACGCTGGCGGACGGAGCCAACCCTCGATCAGTCACCCTCCCTGGAGCCCTGATGCCACGTTTCACCGCCCCCTTGCTGGCGCTGTTGACCCTGTGCCTGAGCCTTGAAGTGTCGGCGCAGGCCACCACCTGCCCAGCAGGCCAGAAACAGATTTGCCTGGATGAATGCATCTGCCTGCCGGACCTGGGCCAGATCACCGGCCTCTACCAGATGGCTGCACCAGCATTGGCGCTGTGGCTCACCCAATCGCGCGCCGAAGCCGCCGTGGCCGGCACTCAACCGATCCCGGAACCGATCCGCGAACAACTGCTGCGCTGGTACGCCCCCAGCGTCCTCGACGCTGCGCTGTACAAAGTCAGCGACAACGGCCAGTTCAGCGCCGCCACCGCGATGCTGCAAAACCCCGATATCGGCGCGGTGACGCTGGTCGACATCATCATCTTCCGAGATGCCAAGGATGCCGAGCAGAACGTCGCGCTCTGGGCCCACGAACTCAAGCATGTGCAGCAATATCAGGAGTGGGGTGTCGAAGGGTTTGCCCAGCGTTACACGCAGGATTTCAATGCGGTGGAGGCGCCGGCGTATGAGATGCAGATGGAGGTGGGGAAGGTGTTGCGTCAGGGGAGTGGTGAAAGGGACGGGCAGTGAAACAGTACTAAAAGTACATATTGTCCAAGGGTGGTTCGTGGGTAATTTCTGATGGTTATCGTTCACTGCAAGGACGTGTTTATTGATCAAACACCATTAGTCATAGAAAGACTATGGCTATTTTTTGCTAACGCTTGAGCACCTGAGCGCTAAAAAAGCAACTGCAAAAAATGAAAACATCATGTTCAAAAAATCCCGAAAAATCAGTCACTACGAAGACTAAGAGAAATCGATACCCCGTATCACATTGAAGAAAACTCTGAAATAGCCAGCTGAGTTCGAGTGCATCTTATTCTTCAATAGTCAGTATTACCGGCCATGATTTCTGTAACTCTCCCCAGCTGTTTAAAGTGCATCCCACGCGGATACTGATGTTCTGGTTGCCCATCCAGACTCATTCATTGCTCCCGCGTCCTTTGGCGTAAGATTTTCTGGCCCACCCGCAAGTGGGCCATTTTTTTTGCCTGTTGATTGCCTTTGCAGGCGCAGCCGTTTGCCGCACCGGCGAAAAAAACTCATTGAAAATCATTGATATCCAGCACTTATGTGATTTGTTACGGTCAATCAATCCCGCACGGCCTGACTCCGTCAATCAGCACCCGCCGTACCTTCACTCCACATCCAATTCGAAGAAAAACCCATGCACCTACGCAAAATTGCAGTTGGGCTGTCGGCCCTTGTTTTGCTCTCTTCCGGGGCGCAAGCCCGCAGTCTGCTGGACTTCATCAAGCCGCCCGCCCAGCATCAGGAACAAGGCTCGCGCTCGGGTTCGATCAGCCAGAGTGCGGCGCTGGATCTGTACTCCAGCAAACAGAAGCAGGCTTCGTTCGATGGCTGCGCCGAGCTGTTCCCTTCATCGAAGCCGCTGACCATGACCACAGTTCCCGCGACCATGAAGCCTTTGGCCCTGTGTTCCGATAACTTTGCGGTGCTGTACTCGCAAACCAGCAAGACACCGCTGGTGGTGGTCGAGCGCCTCAGTGCAGCGCTGTTGCGTGATGCCAAGGGCGAGGAGCGTACCAACCAGTTCTATGCGGACCCACGCATCCCCAAGGGCGCGCGGGCCGAGTTGAGTGACTACCGCAGCCAGCAACCGGCGGTGGACCGTGGCCATCAATCCCC
This genomic interval from Pseudomonas putida contains the following:
- a CDS encoding AraC family transcriptional regulator ligand-binding domain-containing protein; this translates as MCKADRITRKAVNPSTERFHRGPLGRVLERYLQNRTLQERSNYSMVALEQLWAKAAADDPAIGLNLFSQFSRQDWHVLVHAALYSVDLEEAIRFWARYAKLASDMDNVVLVEEGNCLGVELRIDAPASLVRYVVEHYSVMSLSALRIGAGICLVPQRACFMHPRPAYHGQYAQWFGDNVQFDCEHNRLYFTRSSLQVQLQTHHAGMQEVLRQELDRRLSQQHQLSGWAGRVAQGIRQNLISGQVPSIETQAQELHQSARTLRRRLEEEGMTFRYLLDRVRAELEQYLELQGNSRTQIATQLGYSDLAAYVHARKRWRTEPTLDQSPSLEP
- a CDS encoding eCIS core domain-containing protein; translated protein: MPRFTAPLLALLTLCLSLEVSAQATTCPAGQKQICLDECICLPDLGQITGLYQMAAPALALWLTQSRAEAAVAGTQPIPEPIREQLLRWYAPSVLDAALYKVSDNGQFSAATAMLQNPDIGAVTLVDIIIFRDAKDAEQNVALWAHELKHVQQYQEWGVEGFAQRYTQDFNAVEAPAYEMQMEVGKVLRQGSGERDGQ
- a CDS encoding DNA/RNA non-specific endonuclease, with translation MHLRKIAVGLSALVLLSSGAQARSLLDFIKPPAQHQEQGSRSGSISQSAALDLYSSKQKQASFDGCAELFPSSKPLTMTTVPATMKPLALCSDNFAVLYSQTSKTPLVVVERLSAALLRDAKGEERTNQFYADPRIPKGARAELSDYRSQQPAVDRGHQSPAADAPNPNAMAQSFALSNMVPQDPTNNRKIWSKVESDVRKFAQRAGGDVYVFTGPLFDSGHGTVGDNKVWVPTRLYKLVYDASSKRAWAYVLPNAETRIEKPMDYQTFVKTTGLNLLGNLPVTGSVGRT